In the Diceros bicornis minor isolate mBicDic1 chromosome 22, mDicBic1.mat.cur, whole genome shotgun sequence genome, one interval contains:
- the KLHL9 gene encoding kelch-like protein 9, whose amino-acid sequence MKVSLGSGEMGVSAHLQPCKAGTTRFFTSNTHSSVVLQGFDQLRIEGLLCDVTLVPGDGDEIFPVHRAMMASASDYFKAMFTGGMKEQDLMCIKLHGVNKVGLKKIIDFIYTAKLSLNMDNLQDTLEAASFLQILPVLDFCKVFLISGVSLDNCVEVGRIANTYNLIEVDKYVNNFILKNFPALLSTGEFLKLPFERLAFVLSSNSLKHCTELELFKAACRWLRLEDPRMDYAAKLMKNIRFPLMTPQDLINYVQTVDFMRTDNTCVNLLLEASNYQMMPYMQPVMQSDRTAIRSDSTHLVTLGGVLRQQLVVSKELRMYDERAQEWRSLAPMDAPRYQHGIAVIGNFLYVVGGQSNYDTKGKTAVDTVFRFDPRYNKWMQVASLNEKRTFFHLSALKGHLYAVGGRSAAGELATVECYNPRMNEWSYVAKMSEPHYGHAGTVYGGLMYISGGITHDTFQNELMCFDPDTDKWTQKAPMTTVRGLHCMCTVGDKLYVIGGNHFRGTSDYDDVLSCEYYSPTLDQWTPIAAMLRGQSDVGVAVFENKIYVIGGYSWNNRCMVEIVQKYDPEKDEWHKVFDLPESLGGIRACTLTVFPPEENPGSPSRESPLSAPSDHS is encoded by the coding sequence ATGAAAGTGTCTCTTGGTAGCGGCGAGATGGGCGTTTCTGCCCATTTACAGCCTTGCAAAGCAGGAACCACGCGTTTCTTTACCAGCAATACTCACAGTTCCGTGGTATTGCAAGGCTTTGATCAGCTCAGAATAGAAGGATTGCTTTGTGATGTGACCCTGGTACCAGGTGATGGAGATGAAATCTTCCCTGTTCACAGAGCTATGATGGCATCTGCTAGTGATTATTTCAAGGCTATGTTCACAGGGGGAATGAAAGAACAAGATTTAATGTGCATTAAGCTTCATGGGGTGAACAAGGTTGGtctgaagaaaataattgattttatttatacTGCAAAACTTTCTCTTAATATGGACAATCTTCAGGACACACTTGAAGCTGCCAGCTTTTTACAAATTTTACCTGTTTTGGACTTCTGTAAAGTGTTTCTTATTTCAGGAGTCTCTCTAGATAACTGTGTTGAAGTTGGGCGAATTGCTAACACCTATAATCTTATAGAAGTGGATAAATATGTCAATAATTTCATCCTGAAGAATTTTCCTGCATTATTGAGTACTGGGGAGTTTCTAAAACTCCCTTTTGAACGGCTTGCCTTTGTGCTTTCCAGTAATAGTCTTAAGCACTGTACTGAACTTGAGCTCTTCAAGGCTGCCTGTCGCTGGCTAAGGTTGGAAGACCCTCGGATGGATTATGCTGCAAAATTAATGAAGAATATTCGATTTCCACTGATGACACCACAGGACCTCATCAATTATGTGCAGACAGTAGATTTCATGAGAACAGATAATACCTGTGTGAATTTGCTTTTGGAAGCTAGCAATTACCAAATGATGCCATATATGCAACCAGTGATGCAGTCAGATAGAACTGCTATTCGATCTGACTCGACACACTTGGTTACATTAGGAGGAGTTTTGAGACAGCAGCTGGTTGTCAGTAAAGAATTACGGATGTATGATGAAAGGGCACAAGAGTGGAGATCTTTAGCCCCCATGGATGCTCCTCGTTATCAGCATGGCATTGCTGTCATTGGAAACTTTCTTTATGTAGTTGGTGGTCAAAGTAATTatgatacaaaaggaaaaactgcTGTTGACACGGTTTTCAGATTTGATCCTCGGTATAATAAATGGATGCAGGTTGCATCATTAAATGAAAAGCGCACATTCTTCCACTTGAGTGCCCTCAAAGGACATTTGTATGCTGTTGGTGGGCGAAGTGCAGCTGGTGAACTGGCTACAGTAGAATGTTACAACCcaagaatgaatgagtggagTTATGTTGCAAAAATGAGTGAACCCCACTATGGCCATGCTGGAACAGTGTATGGAGGCTTAATGTATATTTCAGGAGGAATTACTCATGACACTTTCCAAAATGAGCTCATGTGTTTTGACCCAGATACAGACAAATGGACACAGAAAGCTCCAATGACTACAGTCAGAGGCCTGCATTGCATGTGTACAGTTGGAGACAAGCTCTATGTCATTGGTGGCAATCACTTCAGAGGAACAAGTGATTATGATGATGTTCTAAGCTGTGAATACTATTCACCAACCCTTGACCAGTGGACACCAATTGCTGCTATGTTAAGAGGTCAAAGTGATGTTGGAGTTGctgtctttgaaaataaaatctatgtTATAGGTGGATATTCTTGGAATAATCGTTGTATGGTAGAAATTGTCCAGAAATATGACCCAGAAAAGGATGAGTGGCATAAAGTTTTTGACCTTCCAGAGTCACTTGGTGGCATTCGAGCTTGTACTCTCACAGTTTTTCCACCTGAAGAAAACCCTGGGTCACCTTCTAGAGAATCACCTCTTTCAGCACCTTCAGATCATTCTTAG